Proteins from a single region of Oceanispirochaeta sp.:
- a CDS encoding HEAT repeat domain-containing protein — translation LDVINVIRSQKDMTFNKELIELLIQNENTEINRAILDYFGTQKVDLAEEQALLLLQNHLEDYEYSTNLLLAAVSYLGSIESADAAALFYDLLKDNDQTLASAALRGIGKLKDDSRVDEIMELLDEYSGDSEYQDFSASAILVLGELKYQKAQSLMENILQDEDAPASQRQFSAIALGQLNKSESLDLLMSMYIASENSLLRSYILKGITEFEGKEVEKLLLTALRDSFWRIRVAASEGLAERKTVEAVDILEYKVKKDPVRQVRYSSLEALAKINNSQAAEFIISQFEGERIPFDIRQKALSLIVENKITGSIESLEKFFEPKWGIDKDNELAPFCKILSTSEWESLKPLFEKMLSHPDYIVKIYGIRGAKLNKLSVLKENISGLDIEGQQINVRREAKAALESF, via the coding sequence CTGGATGTGATCAATGTGATTCGATCTCAAAAAGATATGACTTTCAATAAAGAATTGATTGAATTGCTGATTCAAAATGAAAATACCGAAATAAACAGAGCCATCCTGGACTATTTTGGCACTCAGAAGGTAGATCTGGCAGAAGAACAGGCCCTGCTCCTTCTGCAGAATCATCTGGAAGACTATGAATATTCGACAAATCTTCTTCTGGCAGCCGTCAGTTATCTGGGAAGTATTGAGTCTGCCGATGCGGCCGCACTTTTTTATGATCTTCTGAAAGACAACGATCAAACCCTTGCTTCCGCGGCTCTGAGAGGGATCGGAAAGCTGAAAGATGATTCAAGAGTCGATGAAATCATGGAATTATTGGATGAGTATTCGGGTGACTCTGAATATCAGGATTTTTCAGCCAGTGCCATCCTGGTTCTGGGCGAACTGAAATACCAGAAGGCTCAATCTTTAATGGAAAACATTCTTCAGGATGAAGATGCACCGGCTTCTCAGCGTCAGTTTTCGGCGATTGCCCTTGGTCAGTTGAATAAGTCTGAAAGTTTGGATCTTCTCATGTCGATGTACATAGCCTCGGAAAATAGTCTGCTCCGATCATATATCCTGAAAGGGATAACAGAGTTTGAGGGGAAGGAGGTAGAAAAGCTCCTGCTCACTGCTCTCAGAGACTCATTCTGGCGTATCAGAGTGGCTGCATCAGAAGGCCTTGCTGAAAGGAAAACTGTCGAAGCCGTCGATATTCTGGAGTATAAAGTGAAGAAGGATCCTGTCAGACAGGTCCGGTATTCATCCCTGGAGGCTCTGGCGAAGATCAACAACTCTCAGGCAGCAGAATTCATAATCAGCCAGTTTGAAGGTGAGAGAATCCCCTTTGATATTAGACAAAAAGCACTCAGTCTTATAGTAGAAAATAAAATCACCGGTTCTATTGAATCTCTTGAAAAGTTTTTTGAACCAAAATGGGGAATAGATAAGGACAATGAGCTGGCTCCTTTTTGTAAAATACTGAGTACCAGCGAGTGGGAGAGTCTGAAGCCTCTCTTTGAAAAAATGCTGAGTCATCCTGATTATATAGTCAAAATATATGGCATCCGGGGTGCAAAACTGAATAAATTATCTGTATTGAAAGAAAATATATCCGGATTGGACATTGAAGGTCAGCAAATTAATGTCCGTCGGGAAGCCAAGGCTGCCTTGGAAAGTTTTTGA
- a CDS encoding D-lyxose/D-mannose family sugar isomerase: MKRSEINSIMKDALEFLEEFSWSLPEWASWSLEQWQEHYRVCEQIFKCNLGWDITDFGSNDFKRKGLFLFTLRNGIYGKSAKTYAEKIMIVRENQETPLHFHWNKMEDIINRGGGKLQFQLYKASENEELSDESFDVYLDDRKYHISAGETISLNPGQSLCLEPFVYHRFYGAPGEGDVLVGEVSQVNDDSRDNRFYDNVGRFPLVEEDEKPLHYLVSDYEAFKKEFL; this comes from the coding sequence ATGAAGCGAAGTGAAATAAACAGCATCATGAAGGATGCCCTGGAGTTTCTGGAAGAGTTCAGTTGGAGCCTTCCAGAGTGGGCCTCCTGGAGTCTGGAACAGTGGCAGGAACATTACCGTGTCTGTGAACAGATCTTCAAATGCAATCTTGGCTGGGATATTACAGATTTTGGTTCAAACGACTTTAAGAGAAAAGGCTTATTCCTTTTTACACTCCGCAATGGAATTTATGGAAAAAGTGCCAAAACCTATGCAGAAAAAATCATGATTGTCAGGGAAAACCAGGAAACTCCTCTGCATTTTCACTGGAACAAGATGGAAGACATTATAAACAGAGGGGGTGGTAAGCTACAATTTCAGCTCTATAAAGCCTCGGAGAATGAAGAACTCTCTGATGAATCCTTTGATGTATATTTAGATGATAGAAAATACCATATAAGTGCAGGTGAAACAATTTCCCTGAATCCCGGACAGAGCCTTTGCCTTGAGCCCTTTGTGTATCACCGGTTTTATGGTGCTCCCGGCGAGGGAGATGTCCTGGTGGGTGAAGTGAGTCAGGTGAATGATGATTCCCGGGATAACCGTTTTTACGACAATGTTGGTCGCTTTCCTCTCGTTGAGGAAGACGAAAAGCCTCTACACTATCTTGTCTCAGATTATGAGGCATTTAAAAAAGAATTCTTATGA
- a CDS encoding carbohydrate kinase family protein: MKKIISSTGCCLLDYIYTDFSFNNAEFKKYSSRQSGDGGLIPGHLVFAEDLAEFAGETEDEVLNQLCRGKSPDTVNLGGPGVVAMVHASQVLFSEGWDCTFYGVYNQSEEFRELQKFLDWFPLKYIPLEAAGAVPSTTVLSDPGFKNGSGERTFINRLGAADHFNTDLLDQTFFNGDIILWGGSALVPPLHDNLTELLKKSKNLDRINILGTVYDFRNESKNPIAPWPLGGGEGQAYPYIDLMMTDYQEALRLSGTGNLDDAADFFKNSGLGAFIITRGRDDLYLYSNENGLFKGCSGIYLPVSPYVDADLVVHPEKKGDTTGCGDNFMGGVLVSIARQLDAQGIGPLDPVLAAIEGICSGGLALYSKGGCIRESHPGEKEEHLRRIRQDYLENTLPGINGPIKGMD, translated from the coding sequence ATGAAAAAAATAATTTCTTCCACTGGGTGCTGTCTTTTAGATTATATCTATACAGATTTTTCATTCAACAATGCTGAGTTTAAAAAATACAGTTCAAGACAATCCGGTGACGGAGGACTGATCCCGGGACATCTTGTTTTTGCAGAAGATCTGGCAGAATTTGCAGGTGAAACTGAAGATGAGGTTTTGAACCAACTCTGCCGGGGCAAGTCTCCGGATACTGTCAATCTGGGAGGACCGGGCGTCGTCGCCATGGTCCATGCTTCACAAGTCCTGTTCTCTGAAGGATGGGATTGCACCTTCTATGGCGTTTACAATCAATCAGAGGAATTTCGGGAGCTGCAGAAGTTTTTAGACTGGTTTCCTCTGAAATACATCCCTCTGGAAGCCGCCGGAGCTGTCCCTTCCACAACTGTTTTGTCCGATCCGGGTTTCAAGAACGGATCGGGAGAGCGTACCTTTATTAACAGACTTGGTGCGGCCGATCATTTTAATACAGACCTTCTGGATCAGACTTTTTTTAATGGGGACATCATTTTATGGGGCGGTTCAGCCCTGGTTCCTCCTCTCCATGACAATCTGACAGAGCTTCTTAAAAAATCAAAAAATTTGGACCGTATCAATATTTTGGGAACGGTTTATGACTTTCGGAATGAATCAAAAAATCCTATTGCTCCCTGGCCACTGGGAGGTGGGGAGGGCCAGGCTTATCCCTACATTGACCTTATGATGACTGATTATCAGGAGGCCCTCAGGTTATCGGGAACCGGGAACCTGGACGACGCAGCCGATTTCTTCAAAAACTCGGGTTTGGGTGCCTTTATAATTACGAGAGGACGGGATGATCTGTATCTGTATTCAAATGAAAACGGCCTTTTTAAGGGTTGTTCCGGCATTTATCTACCTGTCAGTCCCTATGTTGATGCTGATTTAGTCGTTCATCCCGAAAAGAAAGGGGATACAACGGGATGTGGTGATAATTTTATGGGTGGAGTCCTCGTTTCCATCGCCCGGCAGCTTGATGCTCAAGGCATCGGTCCACTTGATCCGGTACTGGCCGCCATAGAAGGGATCTGCAGCGGTGGTCTGGCTCTTTACAGCAAGGGTGGGTGCATCCGGGAATCTCATCCCGGCGAGAAGGAAGAACATCTCAGGCGCATCCGTCAGGACTATCTTGAAAATACTCTTCCCGGCATCAACGGTCCCATTAAAGGAATGGATTAA
- a CDS encoding mannitol-1-phosphate 5-dehydrogenase, which yields MKQAVLFGGGNIGRSFITPVFQDAGYKMTIIDMNRELIQDLRDKKQYTIIICENDKQTETVINGFQSLSLDESVQIREVLLSADIVISSVGQWGLPAVMALIAKVLPQRIENSVNHPLDIILAENIPGGGEYCRSFLREQLSAEFPPEKIPGIVETSIGKMVPFISEDDRAIDPLRVYAEPYNTLILDREGFKGEYPISQDIKLVSPIQAYVDRKLYIHNLGHAAAAYLGRSSHSEMKTICEVLADPEILNKVRSLMLQCAAALIQEYSGVFTREELEEHVEDLLFRFRNPSLGDSVQRVGRDLKRKLAPQDRICGAMRLILKHQMPADALGEVYRASLSFGLSNEADQEDREICRDAAAQGIIGIYRSLSSLGDKWDKQIENLLVL from the coding sequence ATGAAACAGGCAGTACTCTTCGGCGGAGGAAATATCGGCCGGTCCTTTATCACTCCTGTATTTCAGGATGCCGGTTATAAAATGACCATCATTGACATGAACAGGGAGTTGATCCAGGACTTGAGGGATAAAAAACAGTATACCATTATCATCTGTGAGAATGATAAACAAACAGAGACTGTCATTAATGGGTTTCAAAGCCTCTCCCTGGATGAGTCGGTGCAAATACGTGAAGTCCTTCTATCCGCGGATATTGTGATTTCCTCGGTTGGCCAATGGGGGCTTCCTGCCGTCATGGCACTGATTGCCAAAGTTCTTCCACAGCGGATAGAGAACAGTGTGAATCATCCTCTGGACATAATACTTGCCGAAAATATACCCGGAGGAGGGGAATATTGCCGCTCTTTTCTCAGAGAGCAACTGTCTGCGGAATTTCCCCCTGAAAAAATTCCGGGAATTGTAGAAACGAGCATTGGGAAAATGGTTCCTTTCATATCGGAAGATGACCGGGCCATTGATCCCCTTCGGGTCTATGCAGAACCCTACAATACATTAATCCTGGATCGTGAGGGTTTTAAGGGTGAATATCCCATCAGTCAAGATATAAAACTTGTCAGTCCTATTCAGGCCTATGTGGACAGAAAACTGTACATCCACAATCTGGGTCATGCGGCAGCGGCCTATCTGGGTAGATCTTCTCATTCTGAGATGAAAACCATTTGTGAGGTACTGGCAGATCCGGAGATTTTGAATAAGGTACGATCGCTTATGCTGCAGTGTGCCGCGGCCCTGATCCAGGAATATTCCGGGGTTTTTACCCGGGAGGAACTGGAGGAGCATGTTGAAGATCTACTGTTCCGGTTTAGAAATCCCTCTCTGGGCGATAGTGTTCAAAGGGTGGGCCGGGATCTGAAAAGGAAGCTGGCTCCCCAGGACCGAATCTGCGGTGCCATGAGATTGATTTTGAAGCATCAGATGCCTGCCGATGCACTCGGGGAGGTATACCGTGCTTCATTGAGCTTCGGTTTGTCAAATGAGGCTGATCAGGAAGACCGTGAAATTTGCAGAGACGCTGCGGCACAGGGAATCATAGGGATTTATAGATCTTTGTCATCCCTGGGAGATAAATGGGATAAGCAGATTGAAAACCTCTTAGTTTTATAA
- a CDS encoding ROK family transcriptional regulator, with protein MSENKAQEGNLNRSRTIDLIRNRPGISRIEASGLLGLNRSTLTHIVNDLLADGFVREEKTGKAGERGGRIPIGLRIEEKLILGVEWQDSYIRFSLNSLSGETLKQDIIKLTENSVPHLISVLKKLIQDLETKFSAPIFGMGMGLPGRINPDQGVVLLSLPLVLSQKELARDLRESLGIPVLIENDANCFAWGEIMGRREFEGNLVCLLLQFHSNINRQTWDQEIGIGIVHHGSVYRGSSYAAGELRVSPVSDDLRDKFLDELNRDDSSATRASEEYITSLFKTINPVLSALDPHKVILGGDFFLHGIKLEGILKKTLPFSWSYSENGIWEVAQGGASFFIKTIFTLPGFKESSLLKGQWEVVLNQKKTLGVLNA; from the coding sequence ATGTCTGAAAATAAAGCTCAGGAAGGGAACCTCAACAGGAGCAGAACAATCGACCTGATCAGAAACAGGCCCGGAATCAGCCGTATAGAGGCCTCAGGACTCCTGGGACTCAACAGGTCTACCCTGACACATATTGTTAATGATCTCCTGGCCGATGGTTTTGTCAGGGAAGAAAAGACCGGGAAAGCAGGTGAACGGGGAGGCCGTATTCCCATAGGACTCAGAATCGAGGAAAAGTTGATTCTAGGAGTCGAGTGGCAGGACTCCTATATTCGCTTCAGTCTGAACAGTTTATCCGGAGAGACCCTGAAACAGGATATAATAAAACTGACAGAAAATTCTGTTCCTCATTTGATATCGGTTCTTAAAAAACTAATCCAGGACCTGGAAACAAAGTTTTCAGCACCTATCTTCGGCATGGGGATGGGTCTTCCCGGCAGGATAAACCCGGATCAAGGAGTTGTCTTATTATCCCTGCCACTGGTCCTCTCTCAAAAGGAGCTCGCCCGGGATCTCAGGGAGAGCCTGGGCATCCCCGTCCTGATAGAAAACGACGCCAATTGTTTTGCCTGGGGAGAAATCATGGGGCGACGGGAGTTTGAAGGTAATCTGGTTTGTCTTCTCCTACAGTTCCATTCCAATATAAACAGGCAGACCTGGGACCAGGAAATCGGGATTGGCATTGTCCATCATGGAAGTGTTTACCGCGGCTCCAGCTATGCGGCAGGAGAGCTCAGGGTCTCTCCGGTCAGTGATGATCTTCGGGATAAATTCCTCGATGAGCTGAATCGGGATGATTCTTCCGCCACCAGGGCATCAGAGGAATATATTACTTCGCTTTTTAAAACGATCAACCCCGTACTATCTGCCCTGGATCCTCACAAGGTGATTCTGGGAGGAGACTTTTTTCTGCATGGAATCAAACTGGAAGGGATACTCAAAAAGACTCTTCCCTTCAGCTGGAGTTATTCAGAGAATGGAATCTGGGAAGTTGCTCAGGGTGGGGCATCTTTTTTTATCAAAACGATCTTTACTCTTCCCGGATTCAAAGAATCCTCTCTTCTGAAGGGGCAGTGGGAAGTTGTCTTGAATCAGAAAAAAACATTGGGAGTTTTAAATGCTTAA